A genomic segment from Pyrodictium occultum encodes:
- a CDS encoding adenosylcobinamide-GDP ribazoletransferase, with protein sequence MSSYARSRGRSRGARPPGAARRLACLASFLTRLPLGCHDIEEAARGYPLVPLVGLVEGVLVYAAMLASRLPGVAAALGLAAHVLVTGALHLDGFADYSDAAGAGARGDRALEVMKDPRRGGFALAYTATLLLAKYAGFMAAWRRWPVVLASYLAAAEAMYMVSLLLPAPGYEGLGSLFRRLGTGGGAATVNMAVYALAALALLLQDPLGASAALAGGVAAALVAARDARGRLGYASGDVLGFAYELAHTSALLAAALLAG encoded by the coding sequence ATGTCCTCCTACGCGCGTTCGAGAGGGCGCTCGAGGGGGGCTAGGCCTCCGGGGGCTGCTAGGAGGCTGGCCTGCCTGGCGTCGTTCCTCACGCGGCTCCCTCTGGGCTGCCACGATATCGAGGAGGCTGCCAGGGGCTACCCCCTGGTCCCCCTAGTCGGGCTAGTCGAGGGAGTGCTCGTCTACGCTGCCATGCTGGCCTCCCGGCTCCCCGGCGTAGCGGCCGCCCTCGGGCTGGCGGCCCACGTGCTGGTGACCGGGGCCCTCCACTTGGACGGCTTCGCCGACTACAGCGACGCTGCCGGCGCCGGCGCTCGCGGCGACAGGGCGCTGGAGGTAATGAAGGATCCGAGGCGCGGAGGCTTCGCGCTAGCCTATACGGCCACCCTCCTGCTGGCCAAGTACGCGGGCTTCATGGCGGCGTGGCGTCGCTGGCCGGTGGTGCTCGCCTCCTACCTGGCAGCAGCCGAGGCCATGTACATGGTCTCCCTGCTCCTCCCCGCCCCGGGCTACGAGGGGCTCGGCAGTCTCTTCCGGAGGCTCGGCACCGGGGGAGGCGCGGCCACGGTTAACATGGCCGTCTACGCGCTTGCGGCCCTGGCGCTCCTGCTCCAGGATCCTCTGGGGGCTTCCGCGGCGCTGGCTGGGGGCGTGGCGGCCGCCCTGGTGGCGGCCCGGGACGCTCGGGGGAGGCTCGGCTACGCCTCGGGCGACGTGCTCGGCTTCGCCTACGAGCTCGCCCATACATCCGCCCTCCTAGCGGCCGCGCTGCTCGCCGGCTAG
- a CDS encoding CobD/CbiB family cobalamin biosynthesis protein: MCSTSSTPSTGASCSGCTPSTPPTSWPSGWLPPGSGRLRGAAAWAAVVGSHLAGYALLLYAAWRLSPLAWLLAASWVLKTSFSLRLLLETVWRAAALMEKGCVDQARSLVQGLVRRDVYRLGPGHVASAAVESLAESLVDGYTSPLFYTLLLGPLGGLLQRLANTLDGALGFKTPEYLEAGWASAWVDTLLNYVPARVTAVLIALASPAAGGSVAAALRVWSRYASSTESRNAGHPMSAMAGALGVRLEKPSNYALGEAQLPGPREMRRAVRVALLVAAAWLLLALLALTLA, translated from the coding sequence ATGTGCTCGACTTCATCTACCCCTTCCACCGGGGCCTCCTGCTCCGGGTGCACCCCGTCCACACCTCCTACTTCATGGCCAAGCGGCTGGCTCCCCCCCGGCTCGGGCAGGCTCCGGGGCGCTGCGGCCTGGGCGGCTGTGGTGGGCTCCCACCTGGCGGGCTACGCGCTCCTCCTCTACGCCGCGTGGAGGCTCAGCCCCCTGGCCTGGCTCCTGGCCGCCTCCTGGGTGCTGAAGACCTCGTTCTCGCTCCGCCTCCTACTGGAGACCGTCTGGCGGGCCGCGGCGCTCATGGAGAAGGGCTGCGTCGACCAGGCCCGCAGCCTGGTCCAGGGCCTGGTGCGCCGCGACGTCTACAGGCTGGGCCCTGGCCACGTGGCGAGCGCGGCGGTGGAGAGCCTCGCGGAGAGCCTGGTGGACGGCTACACCTCGCCGCTCTTCTACACGCTGCTCCTCGGGCCGCTCGGCGGCCTCCTCCAGAGGCTGGCTAACACGCTCGACGGCGCCCTCGGCTTCAAGACGCCGGAGTACCTGGAGGCCGGCTGGGCGAGCGCATGGGTGGACACGCTGCTCAACTACGTCCCCGCCCGCGTCACCGCCGTGCTGATAGCCCTGGCCTCCCCCGCCGCCGGGGGCAGCGTGGCGGCGGCGCTGCGGGTCTGGAGCCGCTACGCCTCCTCCACCGAGAGCAGGAACGCCGGCCACCCGATGAGCGCCATGGCGGGCGCGCTGGGAGTGAGGCTGGAGAAGCCCAGCAACTACGCGCTCGGGGAGGCCCAGCTACCCGGTCCCCGGGAGATGAGGCGCGCTGTGCGCGTCGCCCTGCTGGTGGCCGCTGCCTGGCTCCTGCTGGCACTGCTCGCCCTCACGCTGGCCTAG
- a CDS encoding asparagine synthase C-terminal domain-containing protein yields the protein MAGLSCRAAEELVLSALRRYVGSVGCDCIAMSGGIDTTVVALAARLEALPLRGVTAFYTRGLPRDLPYALYVAGKLGIELHVVPVDPGYIAGHAPLVIRCTGRRDHVELRNDIVFLRALEEARRLGCRYILLGEGGDEVFAGYRFMLSLGPGELRDTILRMAARGRYPGMELAECIGVEAHAPLLSDEVLETVMSTPLECLRQSVWEGKELLRSILRRHGLTLVADRPKTPAEQGAGTEALGRTELEALTGIELPDCHC from the coding sequence GTGGCCGGGCTCTCCTGCAGAGCGGCTGAGGAGCTTGTGCTAAGCGCCCTGCGCCGCTACGTCGGAAGCGTGGGCTGCGACTGCATAGCTATGAGCGGCGGCATCGACACCACCGTGGTGGCGCTCGCCGCGAGGCTGGAGGCCCTGCCCCTACGCGGGGTCACGGCCTTCTACACCCGGGGGCTGCCGAGAGACCTCCCCTACGCACTCTACGTGGCCGGCAAGCTGGGGATAGAGCTCCACGTTGTCCCCGTAGACCCGGGCTACATAGCGGGGCACGCACCACTGGTCATAAGGTGCACGGGCAGGAGGGACCACGTGGAGCTGAGGAACGACATTGTATTCCTCCGGGCGCTTGAGGAGGCTAGGAGGCTTGGCTGCCGCTACATCCTCCTAGGCGAGGGGGGCGACGAGGTGTTCGCTGGCTACCGGTTCATGCTGAGCCTAGGCCCCGGGGAACTGAGGGATACAATACTCCGGATGGCCGCTAGGGGCAGGTACCCGGGCATGGAGCTGGCCGAGTGTATCGGCGTGGAGGCCCACGCACCCCTGCTCAGCGACGAGGTGCTCGAGACTGTTATGAGCACGCCCCTCGAGTGCCTCCGGCAGAGCGTGTGGGAGGGGAAGGAGTTGCTCCGCAGCATCCTCCGCCGCCACGGCCTCACGCTCGTCGCCGACAGGCCGAAGACCCCCGCGGAGCAGGGAGCCGGCACCGAGGCGCTGGGCAGGACGGAGCTGGAGGCCCTCACCGGCATAGAGCTGCCGGACTGCCACTGCTAG
- a CDS encoding ATPase, protein MALLSGGKDSLYAAMQRWPVDLGLVLVYRFPRPSPHLLNLGKTVETLNLAGIPVVVARLHRGREREETVEILRRLGADEVVAGDVYVEDHLRYMEAVAADAGARLSEPLWGMDPVELAYREAEAGIEALFTGVDARLSRWLGRVFSRDTVEELVEDAKRAGVDPLGEQGEYHTLVIDSPRHEERLPYQVVEKLEIQGYHLLRVV, encoded by the coding sequence GTGGCCCTGCTATCCGGGGGCAAGGACTCCCTCTACGCAGCGATGCAGAGGTGGCCGGTGGACCTCGGCCTGGTGCTGGTCTACCGCTTCCCCAGGCCCAGCCCCCACCTGCTGAACCTCGGGAAGACCGTGGAGACCCTCAACCTGGCCGGGATACCGGTGGTGGTGGCGAGGCTCCACAGGGGGAGGGAGAGGGAAGAGACTGTCGAGATCCTACGCAGGCTAGGCGCGGACGAGGTGGTCGCGGGCGACGTCTATGTCGAGGACCACCTCCGCTACATGGAGGCTGTGGCTGCAGACGCGGGGGCCAGGCTGAGCGAGCCCCTCTGGGGCATGGATCCCGTGGAGCTGGCCTACCGGGAGGCCGAGGCGGGGATAGAGGCGCTCTTCACCGGGGTTGACGCCAGGCTTAGCCGGTGGCTGGGCAGGGTCTTCTCACGCGATACTGTGGAGGAGCTAGTGGAGGACGCCAAGCGGGCCGGGGTAGACCCCCTCGGCGAGCAGGGAGAGTACCACACCCTGGTCATCGACAGCCCCAGGCACGAGGAGAGGCTCCCCTACCAGGTGGTGGAAAAGCTGGAGATCCAGGGCTATCATCTCCTCAGGGTGGTGTAG
- a CDS encoding energy-coupling factor ABC transporter permease, translated as MHIPDGYLDPYWCAATYAVSVAYLAAAWRRLRGRLTREQVTAAAVLAAGIFVAQMLNWPIPGGTSLHFVGGALAAILFGPWLGPYVLALVVTTQALVFHDGGITTLGANILNMAIIDGLVGYAVYRATVRALGATRGARLLGAFLGGWLGITLAGAMAGVEIGLSPSFPYGVKITVPVMAGWHALLGIIEGVITALVVDYLYQHRSPLVEAAERATLTVKA; from the coding sequence TTGCATATACCCGACGGCTACCTGGATCCATACTGGTGCGCAGCCACCTACGCCGTCAGCGTGGCCTACCTGGCGGCTGCGTGGAGGAGGCTCCGCGGCCGCCTGACACGCGAGCAGGTGACAGCCGCGGCGGTGCTGGCGGCCGGCATATTCGTGGCGCAGATGCTGAACTGGCCGATACCGGGCGGCACCTCGCTCCACTTCGTGGGCGGCGCTCTCGCCGCCATACTGTTCGGGCCCTGGCTCGGCCCCTACGTGCTAGCCCTGGTTGTAACCACCCAGGCGCTCGTCTTCCACGACGGCGGGATAACAACGCTGGGCGCCAACATACTGAACATGGCTATCATAGACGGTCTTGTGGGCTACGCGGTGTACCGGGCCACGGTGAGGGCGCTGGGGGCTACGCGTGGAGCGAGGCTGCTGGGTGCCTTCCTGGGGGGATGGCTAGGCATAACCCTGGCTGGAGCGATGGCCGGTGTCGAGATAGGGCTTAGCCCGTCGTTCCCCTACGGTGTGAAGATAACTGTGCCTGTAATGGCTGGCTGGCACGCCCTCCTAGGTATAATAGAGGGTGTGATAACGGCGCTGGTTGTGGACTACCTGTACCAGCACCGCAGCCCGCTGGTCGAGGCGGCTGAGAGGGCCACCCTAACAGTCAAAGCCTAG
- a CDS encoding PDGLE domain-containing protein, whose product MPGLFSRYRGAFIAMAVLLVVSPVFGVILADKLGYHEPLDVAAEKLGLQERSLGEWTPFSDYTFPGLPDTLGYIVAGAVGVAVILAIGYVAARRVGR is encoded by the coding sequence GTGCCCGGCCTCTTCTCGAGGTACCGGGGCGCGTTCATAGCCATGGCCGTGCTGTTGGTGGTGAGCCCGGTCTTCGGCGTGATACTGGCGGACAAGCTAGGCTACCACGAGCCCCTCGACGTCGCCGCCGAGAAGCTAGGGCTCCAGGAGAGGAGCCTTGGCGAGTGGACGCCGTTCAGCGACTACACGTTCCCAGGGCTGCCCGACACGCTGGGCTACATAGTCGCCGGCGCCGTAGGTGTAGCAGTGATCCTCGCCATAGGCTACGTGGCTGCGAGGCGCGTCGGGCGGTGA
- a CDS encoding CbiQ family ECF transporter T component: MSRGRGLLDEALAGFLSELREAALYLAAGEGPVEPRHPGLVFLLLVVGVALVSYSPPLPAAAGLLASMPVLAYAALSRRGPVAPVVRSAAYVVGASALVALPLLPLHRGSQALLFLLRVSAASAMVASVAALVGWRRLAEGLGELGLPGEIVEGLSLVARYVPLLASEMLRLLAARRARSLGRPGLREAWRLLAGAAGELLERSMQRATLLGMAIEARSLSPLTRGRGRGGGWAGSAAELLAYLPPAAVVAVEVAALLAGC, translated from the coding sequence GTGAGCAGAGGACGGGGCTTGCTGGACGAGGCACTGGCGGGCTTCCTCAGCGAGCTTAGGGAGGCGGCTCTCTACCTGGCGGCCGGCGAGGGCCCAGTGGAGCCCCGCCACCCTGGCCTCGTTTTTCTTCTCCTCGTCGTGGGCGTGGCCCTCGTCTCCTACTCGCCGCCGCTCCCAGCAGCCGCGGGGCTCCTCGCCTCCATGCCCGTGCTCGCCTACGCTGCCCTATCCCGCCGAGGCCCCGTAGCCCCGGTGGTCAGGTCGGCAGCCTACGTGGTGGGGGCCTCAGCCCTGGTCGCCCTCCCCCTGCTGCCCCTCCACCGTGGGTCTCAGGCGCTCCTCTTCCTCCTGCGGGTCTCCGCGGCCTCCGCCATGGTGGCCTCCGTGGCGGCCCTGGTGGGGTGGAGGCGGCTGGCCGAGGGCCTGGGGGAGCTCGGGCTCCCGGGAGAGATCGTGGAGGGCCTCAGCCTGGTGGCCCGCTACGTGCCCCTCCTCGCCTCGGAGATGCTCCGGCTCCTCGCTGCCAGGAGGGCCAGGAGCCTTGGGCGCCCGGGGCTCCGCGAGGCCTGGAGGCTCCTGGCCGGTGCTGCCGGGGAGCTCCTGGAGAGGAGTATGCAGCGCGCCACGCTGCTCGGCATGGCTATCGAGGCTAGAAGCCTGTCCCCGCTGACCCGGGGCCGGGGGCGTGGAGGGGGGTGGGCAGGCTCAGCCGCGGAGCTTCTCGCCTATCTCCCCCCGGCAGCGGTAGTGGCGGTGGAGGTGGCGGCCCTGCTTGCCGGTTGTTGA
- a CDS encoding energy-coupling factor ABC transporter ATP-binding protein: MPVVEARGVWFEYSRGSPVLRGASLRAGPGEVVALAGPTGSGKSTLLLILAGLLRPSRGEVLLDGRPLWSQLPGARRRIGLLFQNPDDQLFNPTVYDEIAYALRGLGLPGRVIEERVERVARRLGIQGLLSRPPYRLSVGQRRLVALASILVYDPDVLLLDEPTANLDRAGVEKLFSIVREAAARGKTVIMASHDLDAVLELSTKTCMVREGALDCHPTLEALAEGLFEDTSLPIPISMRLLRDRLGGWRRVAEELAAARRLGGGVGVEG; encoded by the coding sequence TTGCCGGTTGTTGAGGCCCGTGGCGTCTGGTTCGAGTACTCCCGCGGCAGCCCGGTGCTGCGGGGCGCCAGCCTCCGGGCGGGCCCCGGCGAGGTTGTGGCGCTGGCCGGGCCCACGGGCTCTGGGAAGTCGACGCTCCTCCTCATCCTGGCCGGGCTGCTGAGGCCGAGCCGGGGGGAGGTGCTTCTCGACGGCAGGCCGCTGTGGAGCCAGCTGCCGGGGGCTAGAAGGAGGATAGGCTTGCTCTTCCAGAACCCCGACGACCAGCTCTTCAACCCCACGGTGTACGATGAGATAGCCTACGCTCTCCGCGGCCTCGGGCTCCCCGGGCGCGTGATTGAGGAGAGGGTGGAGAGGGTTGCCCGGAGGCTAGGGATCCAGGGGCTCCTGAGCCGGCCGCCCTACAGGCTGAGCGTGGGGCAGCGCCGTCTGGTAGCCCTTGCCTCCATACTTGTCTACGACCCCGACGTGCTGCTCCTGGACGAGCCCACTGCCAACCTGGACCGGGCCGGGGTGGAGAAGCTGTTCAGCATAGTGCGCGAGGCGGCTGCGAGGGGGAAGACAGTGATTATGGCCAGCCACGACCTGGACGCTGTGCTGGAGCTGTCCACGAAGACGTGCATGGTCAGGGAGGGGGCTCTCGACTGCCACCCTACCCTGGAGGCGCTCGCCGAGGGCCTCTTCGAGGACACCTCGCTCCCCATACCGATATCCATGAGGCTTCTCCGTGACCGGCTCGGCGGCTGGAGGAGGGTGGCGGAGGAGCTGGCGGCGGCGCGGCGGCTAGGCGGTGGTGTAGGCGTAGAGGGTTAG
- a CDS encoding NADH-quinone oxidoreductase subunit N, whose protein sequence is MVPPVLTGVADYSFLAVLVGYAFTGLVAPLWGPRAARVSLYAATAVALAAALYMSLAFAPAQGYTTAFNGALVIDTYSVFLLSTVVIVFALAAMAASRIVDYWEAGEAFYAVMGLMALGVIVLGLARLLYLVYVGWILAAVSSYILVALYRDAISAEAAIKYAVNGTIATIILLLGLTLFYIVHGDAAISPGLLIRDALLVTPTVAMVAVAVGFKMGVVPFHGWLIDVYGNAKPLVIAVASAAAKIIAALMIAKLVAPFAVVEPHIVLWTMGVLAALTMLYGNLGALLTVRDSPQKLLAYSSVAQAGYIVVGFAALARLPGIDNVAALAGIALHTAGYAFSKLASFLVLDTACEDDRPCSWERLRGLAYRSPVAAAALVLALASLAGAPPTLGFWGKLYLLIAAVSASPALAALMVINFAVAVFYYGYMIYMVFTGPREAAGGRPGAREAAALIAALFTVLLGLAPWEGYGLTLYAYTTA, encoded by the coding sequence GTGGTGCCGCCCGTCCTCACTGGCGTGGCCGACTACAGCTTCCTCGCCGTGCTCGTGGGCTATGCTTTCACCGGCCTGGTGGCCCCGCTCTGGGGGCCGCGGGCCGCGAGGGTGAGCCTCTACGCCGCCACCGCCGTGGCTCTCGCCGCAGCGCTCTACATGAGCCTGGCCTTCGCGCCGGCGCAGGGCTATACCACAGCGTTCAACGGGGCCCTGGTTATCGACACTTACTCCGTGTTCCTACTCTCCACAGTGGTTATCGTGTTCGCCCTAGCGGCTATGGCGGCGTCGCGTATAGTCGACTACTGGGAGGCGGGCGAGGCCTTCTACGCCGTCATGGGGCTTATGGCGCTCGGCGTCATAGTGCTCGGGCTCGCCCGGCTCCTCTACCTCGTCTACGTGGGCTGGATACTCGCGGCCGTCTCAAGCTACATCCTGGTGGCCCTCTACCGCGACGCCATATCGGCGGAGGCTGCTATAAAGTACGCTGTAAACGGGACCATTGCAACCATTATACTCCTACTGGGGCTCACGCTCTTCTACATCGTGCACGGGGACGCCGCCATATCGCCGGGGCTCCTGATCCGCGATGCGCTGCTCGTGACCCCCACAGTCGCAATGGTGGCCGTGGCTGTAGGGTTCAAGATGGGTGTTGTCCCCTTCCACGGCTGGCTAATAGACGTCTACGGTAACGCGAAGCCCCTGGTGATAGCTGTCGCGAGCGCAGCCGCGAAGATAATAGCGGCGCTTATGATAGCCAAGCTGGTCGCGCCCTTCGCGGTGGTGGAGCCACACATAGTGCTCTGGACCATGGGTGTGCTCGCCGCCCTTACGATGCTCTACGGCAACCTGGGGGCGCTGCTCACGGTGAGGGACTCGCCCCAGAAGCTGCTAGCCTACAGCAGCGTGGCCCAGGCCGGCTACATCGTCGTCGGCTTCGCGGCGCTCGCCCGGCTCCCGGGCATAGATAACGTGGCCGCGCTGGCGGGTATAGCGCTCCACACGGCTGGCTACGCGTTCTCCAAGCTCGCGAGCTTCCTGGTGCTAGACACGGCCTGCGAGGACGATAGGCCCTGTAGCTGGGAGAGGCTGCGCGGCCTCGCCTACCGGAGCCCCGTGGCGGCGGCAGCGCTGGTGCTGGCCCTCGCCTCGCTGGCCGGGGCGCCGCCCACGCTAGGGTTCTGGGGGAAGCTATACCTGCTCATAGCAGCTGTCTCGGCTAGCCCCGCCCTGGCGGCCCTCATGGTTATCAACTTCGCTGTGGCGGTATTCTACTACGGCTACATGATATACATGGTGTTCACGGGGCCGCGGGAGGCGGCCGGGGGGAGGCCGGGGGCCCGGGAGGCGGCCGCGCTGATAGCGGCGCTCTTCACCGTGCTGCTCGGGCTGGCGCCCTGGGAGGGGTACGGGCTAACCCTCTACGCCTACACCACCGCCTAG
- a CDS encoding NADH-quinone oxidoreductase subunit L has translation MASPGLLALAAVASEYLAALAVVLLAVLGSGWRRIAWTGVAGAAAATVFSWLALAAGEGRLSYPWVPGLGVDLALRVDALSGIVGVVVSTLSLLIALYSVDYIGEWGAARYWLFYSFFVASMLLLVYADDLVVMFIGWEGTGLSSWALISFYHDDREEAWVGDPGRSRLGVPMWFTPTHSGLRALSFTRLGDMGMLIGMGLVAASLGSTSMSGMEGHAAWLLSDLNMRGLLAAWLALFYLGALAKSAQFPFHEWLVTAMTGPTSVSALIHAATMVKAGVYFALRFTPAIAAGLALFHGAGAGVYRGLAWLALLTAFSTATMAIVARELKLILAFSTASQLSYMMAAVFAAAAAGSPALGSLGGLAHLISHAVFKAALFLAAGAVIHEVGSRYITDMGGLRRSMPYTFLAFLLAGLSLAALPPFSGWWSKDLAVEAIGLLGGWASLAALATAVLTAFYTVRMIYYVFLAPPRGERHAGEPGWLMLGPYLALGLASLGLGLAWPWLARLLEEAVGLHAFREELGVVAYGTLAAALGASGILLYRARLLPLRGVEERPLLGALHGFLYDRWLVNPLIYRLVVYPGAWLSRALARVEELLDLAVHGGVARAGWRMIGALQEGAELRLDRALHVELPAAAAGLSAAVRRLQSGDVRIYIVYFMAGMVLAAILSTVVIFFIAHAAWPALASLAPGW, from the coding sequence ATGGCCTCGCCCGGGCTGCTGGCGCTGGCGGCGGTGGCGTCCGAGTACCTGGCGGCCCTAGCCGTGGTGCTGCTCGCCGTGCTCGGCTCCGGCTGGAGGAGGATTGCCTGGACCGGGGTGGCGGGCGCCGCAGCGGCCACCGTGTTCTCCTGGCTCGCGCTCGCCGCGGGGGAGGGGAGGCTCAGCTATCCCTGGGTGCCCGGGCTCGGCGTCGACCTGGCGCTCCGGGTGGATGCGCTCTCCGGGATAGTGGGGGTGGTCGTCTCCACCCTCAGCCTGCTGATAGCCCTCTACAGCGTCGACTACATAGGAGAGTGGGGGGCGGCCAGGTACTGGCTGTTCTACAGCTTCTTCGTGGCTAGCATGCTGCTGCTCGTCTACGCCGACGACCTTGTTGTAATGTTCATAGGCTGGGAGGGCACCGGGCTCTCCAGCTGGGCCCTCATAAGCTTCTACCACGACGACCGGGAGGAGGCGTGGGTGGGCGACCCCGGCCGCTCCAGGCTCGGGGTGCCCATGTGGTTCACGCCAACTCATAGCGGGCTCCGGGCACTCTCATTCACGCGGCTCGGCGATATGGGCATGCTTATAGGCATGGGCCTCGTGGCCGCCTCCCTCGGCTCCACGAGCATGTCGGGGATGGAGGGGCACGCCGCCTGGCTGCTCTCGGACCTCAACATGAGGGGGCTCCTGGCTGCGTGGCTCGCCCTCTTCTACCTAGGCGCGCTGGCGAAGAGCGCCCAGTTCCCCTTCCACGAGTGGCTGGTAACCGCCATGACGGGCCCCACCTCGGTGTCGGCGCTGATACACGCGGCAACCATGGTGAAGGCGGGTGTCTACTTCGCGCTCCGCTTCACCCCCGCCATAGCGGCGGGGCTGGCCCTCTTCCACGGCGCCGGCGCCGGCGTCTATCGGGGGCTGGCCTGGCTCGCCCTGCTCACAGCCTTCTCGACGGCTACAATGGCTATAGTGGCTAGGGAGCTTAAGCTCATACTAGCATTCTCCACGGCCAGCCAGCTATCCTACATGATGGCCGCCGTCTTCGCCGCCGCGGCCGCGGGGAGCCCGGCCCTCGGCAGCCTCGGGGGGCTGGCCCACCTAATCTCCCACGCCGTGTTCAAGGCGGCGCTCTTCCTCGCCGCCGGCGCGGTGATACACGAGGTGGGCAGCCGCTACATAACAGACATGGGCGGGCTGCGGCGCTCAATGCCCTACACGTTCCTAGCCTTCCTCCTGGCCGGGCTGAGCCTGGCCGCGCTGCCGCCCTTCTCGGGCTGGTGGAGCAAGGACCTGGCCGTGGAGGCGATAGGCCTGCTCGGCGGCTGGGCCAGCCTAGCCGCGCTGGCCACCGCTGTGCTCACAGCGTTCTACACAGTTAGGATGATCTACTACGTGTTCCTCGCCCCGCCCCGGGGGGAGCGCCACGCCGGGGAGCCCGGCTGGCTGATGCTGGGCCCCTACCTGGCCCTCGGCCTGGCCTCCCTGGGCCTCGGCCTCGCCTGGCCCTGGCTCGCGCGCCTCCTGGAGGAGGCCGTGGGGCTCCATGCTTTCAGGGAGGAGCTGGGCGTGGTGGCCTACGGCACCCTCGCTGCAGCGCTGGGGGCGTCGGGGATCCTGCTCTACCGCGCCCGCCTCCTCCCCCTACGGGGGGTTGAAGAGAGGCCCCTGCTGGGTGCTCTCCACGGGTTCCTCTACGACAGGTGGCTGGTGAACCCTCTGATATACAGGCTCGTAGTCTACCCGGGCGCGTGGCTCTCGCGCGCCCTGGCCCGTGTGGAGGAGCTGCTGGACCTGGCTGTGCACGGCGGCGTGGCCCGGGCGGGCTGGAGGATGATTGGGGCGCTGCAGGAGGGGGCTGAGCTGAGGCTGGACCGGGCGCTCCACGTGGAGCTGCCCGCCGCGGCTGCGGGGCTGAGTGCGGCCGTTAGGAGGCTGCAGAGCGGGGACGTGAGGATCTATATCGTGTACTTCATGGCTGGAATGGTGCTCGCGGCGATCCTCTCCACGGTGGTGATATTCTTCATAGCCCACGCGGCCTGGCCCGCGCTGGCAAGCCTTGCTCCAGGGTGGTAG